A window of Nocardia arthritidis genomic DNA:
CGACCCTGACGCGATGGTGGCCGATGACTGCTGACACGGATCGAGCGTGGCCGGGATGTCCGGCTACGACCCAACTGGTAGTTGTGACAGCGCGAACTTGTATGCCCGGTCTGACCGCGGCGGCGACCCGCCTTCGCGAGTGGCACGCCCAGCTCGCACCGCCGGGGGTCCTGATCGTCGGGCTCGTCTTGATCGCCGCGCGCCCTGGGCGAATTCCTGCGCCGGTACGGAGATACTGCGACATCCTCGCGCCATTGGTTGCGGGCGCGGTGTATTCGATCGGTTGGCACGAATCCCTTGTGGCGCTGGAGAAACGGGAACTCGCACCGTGTGATCTCGCCGCGCCGCTGCCGCCGCTCCGCAAACGGTTGGCGCTGACCGACGCCGCACCTCGCGATGCCCACAAAGCCGCGGCTCAGATCACGGAATCCATCGCCGGATTGCAGGAAACCGGAGTCCTTCAACAACTTTGAACGGGGAGCTCGTATGTCTACTTTCATGCTTGCGCAGTCGGCAGTGTCCTACCTGGCTGACACCATCCAAGTTGTACCGACCGCACCGCCCGGTTCCAACGGGCTGCTGAAGATCATCGGCTGGCTGTCCTGGGCCGCCATGGCTGCCGGAGTCGCCGGAATCATCTTTGCCGGAGGCAAATTCGCATGGGAGCGCTGGCACGGCGGCGCGATGGAGTCCCCGAAGATCGTTTTCGGTGCGCTCGTCGGCGGCATCCTCATCACCTTTGCCGGTTCGATCATGAATGAAGTCGTGTCGTGAAGTCGTTGCCGAGTTCGGTAACCCAACCGATGCTCGAGTTGCTGGGCTGGCTCGGCTGGATCGTGACGTTGATGTGCATCAGCCGAATCATCTGGGCCGCAGCGTTATTCATCTTCAGGTCACACCGCTACGAAAGCATCGAGGGCTTGCTGGGTTCGTTGCTGGGTGGGGTGGTTGTTGGTTCCGCTGGCCTTATCGCGGCAGCTCTCTACGCGCCACTTTGATGGGAGGGAACATGCGACTGTTCGGAATCATAAAGACCGAGGTGTTTCTCGCGGGCATCGTCGGGTTCGGTGCGTTGGTTGGTTGTGGTGCAGTGCATCAGGCCGCGGGCAATGGCGCACCCACGGACGTTCGTTGGGTGGACTTCCAGGGGGTCCAGCTGCCGGTCGCCGATGAAGGCCCCCGACACATTGAAGGACCGATTGCTACTGGGTACGACGCGTCTCCGGCCGGTGCCGCGCTGGCGGCGATCGAATCCACCGTCCGCATGTCTGTCGCGACCGATACGCAATGGCCAAAGGTCGGACAGGTACTGATTGCGGCGGGGCAAGGGCGCGATCGTTGGGCGACTGCGCGAGCTCAGCTTTCGATTACCGAGCCGATCGCGCCCGGCTGCGCACCAGAAGTTCTTGGCTACACGATCGCGGATTTCACACCCAAGCGAGCCGGCGTCGCGATATACGCGCGTCAGGCTGACGGCTCGCTGACCCGCAACCTAGCGGGTGTCACCCGGCGAGATGACAACTGGTTGCTCGACCTCGCGGCTGATCCGAAAAGCTCTGTGCTGTCGGCGGTTACGAGCGTTCCGCCGGACATGGTGATCCTTCGTGGAAAGGAATCACGGTGATGGCCTCCCTACGAGGGCTACTTCCGCTGCTCGCCGTCGGCATAGCCGTCACCGCCTGTGGCTTGCTGGTCGCGGTCGGCCATCAGCACGGTGACGAGCAAACCGAGCAATCGCCCTCCACTTCTGTGGTTGTCCCGTCTCAGTCGGATGGGCCGCGCGAGTTTGGGTTGCCGAGCGCCGATATGTTCGGCAATCGCCTCGAAACCACGTCCGACCGTGGCGGTGTCGCTCTACCGCAGGATTCCGCCCAGCGCCCTGCGGCCGAGTCTGGCCCGCTGTACCTCATTTCACCGCCATCGGGAATGATGTGGCAGCGGGGATGGGGCGGTGCGGCACTTGGGTTTTCGCACAGCGATGGACCTACTCGCGTGCACGACGGCATCGCGTCGGGCTTTGCCGATACACCGCAGGGTGCGGGTCTGGCGGCCTATGACGCCCTTGGGCGGACCCTTGCAGCACCCGATGGGATCTGGCAGCAGGTAATCGCGCAGCGTTACCTCGGGGGCGGGCAGGCGCTGATGGACGGTATGGCCAGAAGCCGACGTAACAATCCGGCGGCTTCGAAATACGTTGTCGTTCCGGACGGATTCCGCATTCTGCCTGGGTTTCGACCGGACTTCGCGGTGGTCGAGATCGCGGTTCGTGCGCACGACGGGTGGGCTTCGTCGACCTGGCCCATGGTCTGGGTCGGGGACGATTGGAAGGTTCGTGTGCCGGACCGCGTCGACGATCTGTGGGCATCGACGCATCTTTCGTCACTAGCCGGATTCGGAGTTTGGAAATGAGCCCCCGGACCACACTGCGGGCCACGGTGATCATTGTGTTGACGCTCGCGGGTGCAGCCACGATGGTCGGTTCGGCTCCGGCGCAGGCGCAACCGAACCTCTGCGACCTACCCGTGGTTGGAACTGTCTGCACCGTAGGACAATTCGCCGTTGATCCAGAAGGCGCCGCAACCTCGATGGCGGCATCCGGATTCAAGGGCATCGTGGATTCGATGCTCGGCGGCTTCGGGCGGATGCTCGAATGGTCTCTGGCGTGGTGGATCAAGCTGCCCTCGACCGATCTGACCCAGATGTCGGCGCTGGCCACCGTGCGCGAATACACAACGGGTCTTCAGGTTTTGCTGATGACCGGCACGGTCATGCTGACCGCAGGGCGACTCGCGATGGCTCATCGCGGCGCGTTGGCGGGTGAAGTGCAGGAATCGTTCACCACCTTCGCGCGTGCTGTGTTCGCGTCGTGGATGTTCGCCGCCGTCATCACGATGGCTACCCGCAGTGGTGACGCGTTCTCCGAGTGGGTGATCAGCGATGTCACTCACGACGATGCGACCGGAACGCTGTCGCGGATGGCCGACTTCTCGCACCTGGTCGGCAAGGAGAGCATCGGGCTGGCAGGGATGTTCATCCTCGGCCTCATCGGATTCGTCGGCGCTCTCTTGCAATTGGTGTTGCTGGTGATCCGGCAGGCGCTGCTGATCGTTGTGGTGGCCGTCATTCCGATTGCCGCGGCCGCGGCTGGCTCGGGACCGGGATCGCAGGCGTACAAGCGGCTGGTCAGCTGGTCGATCGCGTTCGCGCTATTCAAGCCGGTCGGAGCGATCGTCTACGTCGTCGCCTTCGAGGCTGCGGGATCGCCATCTGCCGATGGCCAGGAGCGCTTGCTTGGACTGATCCTGCTGGCGCTGGTCGCGTTGGTGTTGCCCGCGCTGATGAGGATGGTCGCGCCGGTCGTCTCGACGATGGGCTCCGGCGGTGGGGGCGTAGCAGCGGCGGCAATGCTCGGCGGTGGTGTCGGCATGGCGGCAGGAGCGGCTGCAAAGGCCGGAGCCAATGCGTCCGGAGATGCGCAGTCGGCAGGTGACGACGGGGGGTCTCCTGGCTCGGGCGGGACGGGACCCTCTTCTGGCGGCCGAGCGATGACTCCTGGAAGCTCCGGCGCCGATGGCGGTTCACCTCCGCCCGGCACAGGCGGAGGCGCGGCAGGTGCCCGGACAAGTCAAGCGGCGCAGGGTGCGAACAGTGCCGGCGCCGGCGCCGGTGGCGCGTCGGCTGCATCGGGTGCTGGAGCAGCTGCTGCCGGGCCTGCCGCACTAGCGGTCGGCGCAGCTCAAGCAGCCCACACAACCGCTCAGCATGTCGGTGAGCGGGTGGGTAGTGAGGCCGATGCCGGTACCGAAAACGGTTCAGGCGCAATGGGACAACACGAGGTGAGGCGATGACTCAACGGATGTACGGGCGGTGGGAGCGTCCCCGGTCGGCCGGACTGTTCGGCTTCACCTGGGGTGTGTCGATGCTCGGCATGGGCCTGGTAATCGTGGTGATGCTCGGCTTCATGATTACCCGATCTCTGCTGGTCGGCGGTGGGCTGGTCGTTGGCGCGGCGATCGTCTTCGTGCCTATGGCGGTCACCCGCAACGGTCGAACCGGTTGGGAGACTTTAGTTTTGCGATCACAGTTCTTGCTTGCACGTCGCCGGGGTGAGCACATCTACCGGGCTGGGCGATTCTCGATGATCCCTGGCGCATCCCGGCTGCCGGGACTGTTGGCCGACTCGGGGATGGTCGAGTACGAGACGCCGGGTGGTCGTCGATTCGCTATGGTCCACGTCGGCCGGACGGATCACTACACCGTGGTCCTGCGGGTGAAACCGCGGGGTAAGGAACTTGTCGATCAAGCCCAAATCGATTCGTGGGTCGAAGGATACGGCGCATTCCTCGCAGCCCAGGGACGCGATGAAGTTGTCGCGGTGACCGCGGTGCTCGAGCATGTGGTCGAAACCCGATTGCAACAGCGCCGGGAAGTCGAGAGATTGGTCCGGCCCGACGCACCGGAGTTCGCGCGAGCGGTGATGGCTGAGGCCGGAGCAAGCGGCGGATCCGGAGTCCGCATCGAAGCGCGTATCGCGTTGACCTACCGCGCAATCGGCGAAGCCAAGACGCGTCGCGATGTGGCCGAGCAAGCGAAAGAAGTGGGCCAACGATTGCAGGGCGTGCTCGCGCACTTGCACAATGCCGGACTACCAGCCACACCGATGGATGCCGCCGAAGTAATCGGAATGGTTCGCTCGCGCTACGACCTTGCCGCGCAATGGGATATCGAAGCGGCCGGTGAAGACATCATGTCCAGCCAAAGCTGGGACAAGGTAGGGCCGGTCTCACATCTCGATTGCTGGGATCACTATGTTCACGACGGTGGGCGTTCGGTGACCTGGGAGATGGATGCCGCACCGCGTGGCACCGTGTTGGAGACCGCTCTCGAGGAGCTGATGCGCCCTCGCTCCGACGTACCGCGCAAGCGGGTGGCGATCGTGTACCGGCTGCATTCTCACGGTGAGGCGGCGCAGTTGGTGGACTCGGACTATCGAGATGCGCTCGCATCCGAACAAACAGAACGCGGAATCGCTTCTGCCGCAGCATCAATCCGAGTAGCGAACACGCAAGCCGCACGCCACGAACAAGCCCGCGGTGCGGGTCTGACCCGATTCGGCGTGTTGATCACCGTGTCCGATCGGCTCGACGCCGACATGCCAGGCATCGAGGTGATCGTCAAAACGATGTCGGCTGCATCTCGGCTCGGCGTTCGACGCTGCTACGCATACCAGGCGGCGGCCTTCGCGGCCAGCTTGGGAATCGGGCTGATTCTGCCTGAGCACCAGTCCATCTCCCGGCGGATGTCGGCATGAAGCCCGCCCGGACCACCCGGCTCGCCGGAATTCGGGTGCTCACGCCGGACGCGCGGCGCGCCGCGGAATCCGCTGCGGTATCGCGAGGGATGCGGCGCTTGTTCGCCCGATACCGGCTGTGGCAGGACGATGCCCGACGTACAACGGCGTTACGACGCGAAACCGACACCGCGCGAGATGGATTCGACCGGCGATTGGCGAAGCTGACCGACCGCGGATACCGGGGTCTCGGCGGCGGCCGAGCGTCCGTCGTACCGGCAGTGCCTGAATGGCGCTCCACCACAACGCAAGTCGCGGGACTATGGCCGTTCGTTGTTGGTGCCGCTGCGCCGACGGTCGGAACTCCGGTGGGGCACCACTTCGTGACCGGCGAACCGGTTCACTTCGACCCGATGTCTTGGTTCCTTCGAGGATTCATCACCGCTCCGAGCCTATTTGTGCTGGCGCTCAACGGATTCGGAAAATCATCGTTCATTCGCAGGATCGTCACTGGCGCGGTTGCGGCCGGTGAGACGGCGATGTGCTTGGGCGATACCAAACCCGACTACCGCGATCTGGTCGAGACGGTCGGCGGACAGGTAATCGACCTCGGCTACGGGTACGGGAAATTGAACCCGTTGGCCGTCGGTGCGCTTGGTTCGATCATCGACCAGTTGCCAGACCCGGATATGCGACGGCAGGTCTCCGCACGGGTCGAAGCCGGGCAAGTGACCGTGGTCGCCGCGCTCATCGAGCTGGTCCGGGGCTCTCGCGTAGCAGATTACGAGGAGACACTTCTCGCTGCCGGACTGCGTGAACTCTATGGTCCAGGAGGTTTCACCCCTGCCGCGCCGCCATTGTTATCGGACCTGCTGGAGGTCATCTCCCGCGGTGGTGAACAGATGATCCGCTTCGCCGAGGAAGACGACCTCGATGCCTACCGGGAGGCCACCAAACCGCTTCGCCGGTCGCTGCGCGCGCTTGTGGAGGGGCCGTTCGGCGAAGTGTTCAACGGCCACACCACCGTCATCCTCGACCCGGCAAGCCCGGCGGTCTGCGTCGACGTGTCGCACATTCCTGAAGGCGACACACGGCTGCTCGCCGCAGTCCTGATGGTCTGCTGGAGCGACGGATTCGGTGCCATCGCGGCCGCGCACACGCTTGCCGACGCTGGGTTGGCTCCGAAACGTGTCTTTCACGTTGTGATGGACGAAATTTGGCGCGTACTCGGAGTCGGCGATTTCATGGTCGACCGAGTGGACAGCCTCACCCGGCTCAACCGCCCACTGGCCACGTCGTTGATCATGTGCTCGCACACCATCAAGGACCTCGGCGCATTCAACTCACGAGCATCTGCGAATAAGGCACTGGGATTCATCGAGCGGGCGCGAGCAAAGGTGATTGGCCCTGTTGGCCCGGAAGAAATCGAACGACTCCGCGCAGTCATGTCTTTCACCGAAACCGAGAAGCTCTTAGTCACTTCATGGTCTGCCCCGCGTCCCCTGAATGATAGCCATGGCAGCGCCGAGATCCGTGAAACGCCGGCTGGAGCCGGTTGCTTCCTGCTCAAAACCGGTGAGGACAACACGCCTGGCATCCCATTCCGCATGACCTTCACCCCAACGGAGCGAGCGAGCGGAATTCACAACACAAACAAGCGATTCGACGGAATCGACATTCGCTAGCAGGCGAACTTCTACGGCATGCCGAGCTACTTGGAATGGTGGTGTCGCTGTGGACAAATCGAAGTCTATTGTCGCTGCGGTTATTGCCGCGCCGATGCTGTTGTTCGCGGTCGTGATTGTGATCGTCGTGACGGTATCTGGAGGATCCTGTGGTGCAGCGATACCAGAAGGGGTGAGCGGCTCAACGGGAGTTGAGTTCGATGGATTCACTGAATCACAGCTGAAGCTCGCCCGTGACGGTGTGGCGATCGGAAAACAACGTGGTGAAGCAGAGAACACGATTATTGCCGAACTCGCTGCACAGGCAACCGAGTCCGGATTCAGAAACCTGGCGAATGTGAATGTGCCGGATTCCCTGCCCTTTCCGAACGACGGCATCGGAGCCGACCACGATAGTGTTGGGCCACACCAACTTCGAGTACTGGTATGGGGCGCGGTAGGCATGGCCGCGCTCATGAACCCTACCTATCAAATCAACTGGTTCTACGATCAGGCCGCACGACTGGGACCTGAAGCTCGCGCTCTGGACCCCGCCAATCTCGCGCAGGCAATCGAAAAGTCCGATCCAAATGCATACGCGCACAGCCTCGACCTGGCGCGGCAGTTGTACGGGCGATTCGCCGATGTTGACGTCAGCACCGTACTAGCCGGCGGCGACGAGTGCCGACAAGTTGGCTACGGGGCGCCCACGGACGGATCGTTTGGTGCCGCAGTAGTTGCTGCGGCTCAGTCCTGGATTGGTACCCCATACGTATGGGGAGGCGGCGACGTCAACGGGCCGACGGCAGGGGCGGGCGGAGGAATTGGCTTCGACTGCTCTGGCCTAAGTCTCTTCGCCGTAGCCAAAGCATCGGGCGGCCGAATCGTGTTGGCGCACTACACCCAAGCGCAGCAGGATGATACACGCGGAATGGTTGTCCCGTTCGAGCAAAGGCGCCCCGGCGATCTCATCTACTTTACCCAGCCAGGGGAGTCGGATTCTCATCATGTCGGAATCTATATGGGTAATTCAACCGGTGTTGATCTCGTCATCAACGCGCCCGCCACCGGGCAGGACATCAAAGTCGAGCCACTCTCCGACTGGAGCGGTGAGCGTCTAGATATCCGCCGGTTCGGTTGATCCGTAACGGCATTCGTGTGTCAGGAAGCAGCTCCTGCGCTCCATGCTAGACGGGAGGAATTATAAATGACAGGTCCGTCATTCGAGCTAATCCTCGAAGCCTTCACGAAAGTTAGCGGGCCACCCAAGAGTGTCGGTGCGTGGATGACCTTCCTTTGTCCCGTCCCAACTCACGAAGACCGCCATGCCAGTGCGGCAATCAAATATGATGCGCAACAAGAGAAGACGGTAGTTCGCTGCTTCGCTGGATGTCCAGATCACCTCATTCTCGACAGCCTCGGATTAGGGGTAGCCGATCTGTTCGACAACCATGGGCACGTAAGGGTGAGCACCCGGACCGACCATGTTGCCGCGCGGTCGGATCAAGCCAAACCTGTTGTGGTCAAGAAGGAATCAAAACTTGGTGAACAGACAGGTCGGCGAGAAGTCGTTGCAACCTATAGTTATCTGGACTCGGACGGGAGCCTTGTCGGACAAGTAATACGAACCCGCACGCCTCACGAATTCGGTGTAGCGAAAGGCTTCTACCAGCGGCGCTTTGATCCAACGACTCAACGATGGCAGCTCGGCGGATTCGATCCGGTGCTCTATCGGTCCCCGGAGGTAGCAGCGGCCATCGGCGCCGGCCAGACCATCTGGATATGTGAAGGCGAAAAGGACGTAGACCGCGCCCTTGATCTCGGGTTAACCGCCACCTGTAACGCGATGGGGGCCGGAAAATTCACTTCAGCTCACGCCTTCCAGCTACGCGGCGCCCGGCGAGTCGTCATCGTCGCCGACCGCGACGTTCCAGGGCGTGCACACGCGAACGACGTCCGCGAGATGATCACGCCACTCGTCGGCGAGGTTCTGCTCGTCGAAGCCCGCGACGGCAAAGACTTCTCCGACCACATCGATGCGGGACACGGCCTCGGGGATTTCAACCTGGTCAGCCAACTCGATCCAGATTATGACCTGACGAACGTGGTCGAACTGCTTCCTTCTCCAGACGCCCATGAGACCGCTGAGGTCACAGCACGAACGATGGACGGCCAGGCCCAGCGGCTTCTTTCGAAATCCATGGTGCGAAGCCAATTTACGAACCCAGCGAGCAGGGTGCGCCCTGGCCTCGTGGTCGGTCGAGACCCCGGAACGTGCGAAGGAATGGAGCTGTGACCGGGTCCATCGCTCTGGGGCAGACACATATCCACCTGACGGACAACTGGTTTGGAGGCGGCAATGACTGAAATTGATGACATAACAATGCAATTGGCGCGCGCAGCCGGGCGAGCCCTACACGCGGCGCGATCCGCGGTCGAACGAAGTCGTCAGCATACGGCGCAGCAGCGTGAAGAACTTCGGCGGGAACGCGAGCATCGCATGCGTGCTCTCGAAAATCAGCTCCGCACAACGATTCTTGAGCGCCGCTTGGCCGACCGCGAGGGGAACCGGCAGCTCGTGGCCGAACTCGCTGAGATCGAAGGCCAGCAGCGCACTGACGAGCTGATAGCCCAATGGGCTGCCGCCGAAGCGATGAGGGCGACCGAACCCGACGTAGCCGATGCATGGACTACGCGCCTCGAAGAAGCCGGGATCGATCCAGAAGTAGCCCGTGCTCGCGCAGACGAACTCGCATACCATCCTTGGGAAGTGGGGGAGATGTCCGAAAATGAGCGGCTGGCTGCCGATTTCGCCGATATGGCGACGGATATCGCCGAGAATCGCGGCGCAACAGAAGAAGTCGACGACATCGTCGGTCACGAAGGTGCCGAGACGGAGCGTTTGATCAACCTCGCTCATCCCGACACGTACAGCATCGGTCCCGCGGCAACTCCGCCGATCACGATCACTCCGCCCGGCCAAGCCGTCGATCTCGAACACGTTCCCCAGCTCTGACCGCCCGACGAACGGAGGTGTGGCGCATGAAGGTAACGCGAGAAACACGACGCCCCAACAAGTCTGCGATCGGACCGGACACTGCGCTGATTATCCTCGGCTGCGCGGTGATCGTATCTTGCCTGGCGATCTGGGCGGCAGTGACCACAGGTCGGTTCTTGGCCGGAATGCCGGTGGTCGCCGATCCGGCGGCGGCGCTAATCCGGCTCGCAAAAGGCACCTATGAATGGCCGTGGCAGTCGAGTGTGCTTCTGGCAGCTGCACTTTCGATTCCGACGGCGGTTATCGCCATCGCATGGCGCAGAATTTCGAGGCGCTCGCGGATCGACTACGCCGCTCGCACGATGCAGCCGATATC
This region includes:
- a CDS encoding C40 family peptidase: MDKSKSIVAAVIAAPMLLFAVVIVIVVTVSGGSCGAAIPEGVSGSTGVEFDGFTESQLKLARDGVAIGKQRGEAENTIIAELAAQATESGFRNLANVNVPDSLPFPNDGIGADHDSVGPHQLRVLVWGAVGMAALMNPTYQINWFYDQAARLGPEARALDPANLAQAIEKSDPNAYAHSLDLARQLYGRFADVDVSTVLAGGDECRQVGYGAPTDGSFGAAVVAAAQSWIGTPYVWGGGDVNGPTAGAGGGIGFDCSGLSLFAVAKASGGRIVLAHYTQAQQDDTRGMVVPFEQRRPGDLIYFTQPGESDSHHVGIYMGNSTGVDLVINAPATGQDIKVEPLSDWSGERLDIRRFG
- a CDS encoding toprim domain-containing protein, whose protein sequence is MTGPSFELILEAFTKVSGPPKSVGAWMTFLCPVPTHEDRHASAAIKYDAQQEKTVVRCFAGCPDHLILDSLGLGVADLFDNHGHVRVSTRTDHVAARSDQAKPVVVKKESKLGEQTGRREVVATYSYLDSDGSLVGQVIRTRTPHEFGVAKGFYQRRFDPTTQRWQLGGFDPVLYRSPEVAAAIGAGQTIWICEGEKDVDRALDLGLTATCNAMGAGKFTSAHAFQLRGARRVVIVADRDVPGRAHANDVREMITPLVGEVLLVEARDGKDFSDHIDAGHGLGDFNLVSQLDPDYDLTNVVELLPSPDAHETAEVTARTMDGQAQRLLSKSMVRSQFTNPASRVRPGLVVGRDPGTCEGMEL
- a CDS encoding SCO6880 family protein, producing the protein MYGRWERPRSAGLFGFTWGVSMLGMGLVIVVMLGFMITRSLLVGGGLVVGAAIVFVPMAVTRNGRTGWETLVLRSQFLLARRRGEHIYRAGRFSMIPGASRLPGLLADSGMVEYETPGGRRFAMVHVGRTDHYTVVLRVKPRGKELVDQAQIDSWVEGYGAFLAAQGRDEVVAVTAVLEHVVETRLQQRREVERLVRPDAPEFARAVMAEAGASGGSGVRIEARIALTYRAIGEAKTRRDVAEQAKEVGQRLQGVLAHLHNAGLPATPMDAAEVIGMVRSRYDLAAQWDIEAAGEDIMSSQSWDKVGPVSHLDCWDHYVHDGGRSVTWEMDAAPRGTVLETALEELMRPRSDVPRKRVAIVYRLHSHGEAAQLVDSDYRDALASEQTERGIASAAASIRVANTQAARHEQARGAGLTRFGVLITVSDRLDADMPGIEVIVKTMSAASRLGVRRCYAYQAAAFAASLGIGLILPEHQSISRRMSA